The following are from one region of the Paenibacillus bovis genome:
- the ahpF gene encoding alkyl hydroperoxide reductase subunit F — protein sequence MVLDAEMKVQLSQYLQMLESDIVLKVSAGDDKTSQETLALLDELAAISPRIQVETAVLERTPSFSVNRVGEDTGVIFAGVPLGHEFTSLVMALLQVSGRAPKVDDSLIAQAKAVKGPYTFESYVSLTCHNCPDVVQALNILSVLNPNIKHTMIEGGAFKHEVDSKNIMAVPTVFLNGEPFGSGRMSLQDILSKLGAGPDADELSEKAPYDVLVVGGGPSGSSAAIYAARKGIRTGLVAERFGGQVMDTVGIENFISVKYTEGPKLAASLEEHVKEYGVDIMPSLRAKRLEKKDLVEVELENGAVLKSKTVILSTGARWRNIGVPGEEEFKNKGVAYCPHCDGPLFEGKHVAVIGGGNSGIEAAIDLAGIVKHVTVLEFASELKADSVLQDRLYSLPNVTVIKNAQTKEITGDDTVNGITYIDRDTMEEQHVKLQGVFVQIGLVPNTDWLKDTLELTRMGEIVVDKHGATSLPGVFAAGDCTDSAYKQIIISMGSGATAALGAFDYMIRN from the coding sequence ATGGTATTAGATGCAGAAATGAAAGTCCAACTGTCGCAATATCTTCAGATGCTGGAGAGCGACATCGTGCTGAAAGTCAGCGCTGGCGATGATAAAACATCCCAGGAAACGTTGGCACTCCTTGACGAACTGGCTGCCATTTCTCCGCGTATCCAAGTGGAAACTGCTGTACTGGAACGTACACCGAGCTTCAGTGTAAACCGTGTAGGCGAAGACACCGGCGTTATTTTTGCCGGTGTACCGCTTGGTCACGAATTTACTTCACTGGTTATGGCACTGCTGCAGGTCAGCGGTCGTGCACCCAAGGTGGATGACAGTCTGATCGCTCAGGCAAAAGCAGTCAAAGGCCCATATACATTTGAATCCTATGTCAGCCTGACCTGCCACAATTGTCCGGATGTGGTACAAGCGCTGAACATTCTGAGTGTACTGAATCCGAACATCAAGCATACCATGATCGAAGGCGGCGCATTCAAGCATGAAGTAGACAGCAAGAATATTATGGCTGTGCCTACCGTGTTCCTGAATGGCGAGCCATTCGGCAGCGGACGCATGTCTCTGCAGGATATTCTGTCCAAACTGGGTGCAGGCCCGGATGCAGACGAACTGTCCGAGAAAGCTCCATATGATGTGCTTGTAGTTGGTGGCGGTCCTTCCGGCTCCAGCGCAGCGATCTATGCAGCACGCAAAGGTATCCGTACCGGTCTCGTAGCCGAGCGCTTTGGCGGTCAGGTTATGGATACAGTTGGTATTGAGAACTTTATCAGTGTGAAATACACTGAAGGTCCAAAGCTCGCAGCCAGCCTGGAAGAACACGTAAAGGAATACGGCGTAGATATTATGCCATCCCTGCGTGCCAAGCGTCTCGAGAAAAAAGATCTGGTTGAAGTAGAACTGGAAAACGGCGCGGTACTGAAAAGTAAAACCGTTATTCTGTCTACCGGTGCACGCTGGCGCAATATCGGCGTACCGGGCGAAGAAGAATTCAAAAACAAAGGCGTAGCGTACTGCCCTCACTGTGACGGTCCGCTGTTCGAAGGCAAGCATGTAGCTGTCATCGGCGGTGGTAACTCCGGTATCGAAGCAGCGATCGATCTCGCTGGTATCGTCAAGCACGTTACGGTTCTTGAATTTGCTTCGGAACTAAAAGCCGATTCGGTTCTGCAGGATCGTCTGTACAGCCTGCCGAACGTAACGGTTATCAAAAACGCGCAAACCAAAGAAATCACCGGTGACGATACGGTTAACGGTATTACCTATATCGATCGTGACACGATGGAAGAGCAGCATGTGAAACTGCAGGGCGTATTCGTTCAAATCGGTCTGGTGCCTAACACCGACTGGCTGAAAGATACACTCGAACTGACTCGCATGGGCGAAATCGTCGTAGACAAACACGGTGCAACCAGCCTGCCTGGCGTATTCGCTGCCGGCGAC
- the dnaJ gene encoding molecular chaperone DnaJ has translation MADKRDYYEVLGLGKDASEDEIKKSYRKLARQYHPDVNKEPDAETKFKEVKEAYDVLSDSSKRAQYDQYGHIDPNQGGFGGGGFSSGGFGDIFDMFFGGNGGRQRNPNAPQRGNDLQYTMNLEFKEAIFGKETDITINRTENCDVCDGSGAKPGTQPKTCSVCHGSGQEEVVQNTPFGRMVNRRSCSNCGGTGTIIEEKCNNCSGSGRVRKQRKIHIRIPAGVDDGSQMRVNGEGEGGVRGGPPGDLYIVFRVKSHDFFEREDDDIYCEIPLTFTQAALGDEIEVPTLTEKVKIKVPAGTQTGTYFRLKGKGVPRLRGTGQGDQHIKVVVVTPSNLTDDQKDLLRQFGSLSGENTHENEQSFFDRVKRAFRGD, from the coding sequence ATGGCGGATAAGCGCGATTATTATGAGGTACTGGGCCTGGGCAAAGACGCTTCAGAGGATGAAATCAAAAAATCCTACCGGAAGCTAGCACGCCAGTATCACCCGGACGTTAACAAAGAGCCGGACGCGGAAACCAAATTTAAGGAAGTTAAGGAAGCCTACGACGTACTGAGCGATTCATCCAAACGTGCGCAGTATGATCAATACGGACACATCGATCCTAATCAGGGCGGATTTGGCGGAGGCGGATTCTCTTCCGGCGGATTCGGCGATATCTTTGATATGTTCTTTGGTGGCAATGGTGGCAGACAGCGTAACCCGAATGCACCACAGCGAGGTAACGATCTGCAGTACACGATGAATCTGGAGTTCAAAGAAGCCATCTTTGGCAAAGAAACCGATATTACGATCAACCGTACCGAGAATTGTGATGTATGTGATGGTTCTGGTGCCAAGCCAGGTACCCAGCCGAAGACTTGTTCGGTGTGTCATGGTTCCGGTCAGGAAGAAGTAGTACAAAATACGCCGTTTGGCCGTATGGTGAACCGCCGCAGCTGTTCCAATTGTGGAGGTACCGGTACTATTATCGAAGAGAAATGTAATAATTGCAGCGGCAGCGGCCGTGTAAGAAAACAGCGTAAAATCCATATTCGCATCCCGGCAGGGGTCGATGATGGATCGCAGATGAGAGTAAATGGCGAAGGTGAAGGCGGTGTACGCGGAGGTCCTCCGGGAGATCTGTATATCGTTTTCCGTGTGAAATCGCATGATTTCTTCGAACGTGAAGATGATGATATCTACTGCGAGATTCCGCTTACCTTTACCCAGGCAGCGCTTGGAGACGAGATCGAAGTACCGACGCTGACCGAAAAAGTCAAAATCAAAGTACCTGCGGGCACACAGACTGGCACTTACTTCCGCCTCAAAGGAAAAGGTGTACCACGTCTGCGCGGTACCGGTCAGGGCGATCAGCATATCAAGGTTGTAGTGGTTACGCCAAGCAATCTGACTGATGATCAAAAGGATCTGCTGCGTCAGTTCGGTTCACTCAGCGGAGAGAATACGCACGAGAACGAGCAATCTTTCTTCGACCGTGTCAAAAGAGCATTCCGCGGCGATTAA
- a CDS encoding site-2 protease family protein: MDFLNNVLFVPLNILPFYVLALVIGFTVHEFSHAYVANKFGDPTARLLGRVTLNPAAHIDLLGMILLLIAGFGWARPVPVNRENFSRPRLMGILVSAAGPVSNLLVALLTAIIYYALNYFGLIGSFANNRIDIAIYTFVEYMILMNCFLFLFNLIPLPPLDGYRILSDWLPPRLSARLQRVEQWAMLLFLLLVFIYPLRQVTIVPLYQLANTLGGSFYTLGNLLFGG; encoded by the coding sequence ATGGATTTTCTGAATAACGTCTTATTTGTACCTTTGAACATTTTGCCGTTTTACGTGCTCGCGCTCGTAATCGGCTTTACGGTACATGAATTTTCACATGCTTATGTAGCCAACAAGTTTGGTGATCCTACAGCACGTCTGTTGGGGCGGGTAACGCTGAATCCTGCTGCGCATATCGATCTGCTCGGTATGATTCTGCTGCTGATTGCAGGCTTTGGCTGGGCACGTCCAGTGCCGGTGAACCGGGAGAACTTCAGCCGTCCGCGTCTAATGGGGATTCTGGTATCCGCTGCAGGACCGGTCAGCAATCTGCTGGTGGCGCTATTAACCGCGATTATCTACTATGCACTGAATTACTTTGGATTGATCGGGTCGTTTGCCAACAACCGGATTGATATTGCCATTTATACTTTTGTGGAATATATGATTTTGATGAACTGCTTCCTGTTCCTTTTCAATCTGATTCCATTGCCGCCGCTGGATGGTTATCGCATCCTGTCGGATTGGCTGCCTCCGCGCCTCAGCGCACGTCTGCAGCGTGTCGAGCAATGGGCGATGCTGCTGTTCCTGCTGCTTGTGTTTATTTATCCGCTGCGTCAGGTAACGATTGTACCGCTGTATCAGCTTGCCAATACGCTGGGTGGAAGCTTCTATACCCTGGGCAATCTTTTGTTTGGCGGTTGA
- the ahpC gene encoding alkyl hydroperoxide reductase subunit C yields MSLIGKKVDAFNAKAFHNGEFIDVSDQNFQGKWSVVCFYPADFTFVCPTELGDLQDQYATLKNLGVEVYSVSTDTHFTHKAWHDHSDVISKIEYIMIGDPSQRISRIFDVLDEEEGLAQRGTFIIDPEGVVQTVEINADGIGRDASTLVDKIKAAQYVRNNPGEVCPAKWKEGAETLKPSLDLVGKI; encoded by the coding sequence ATGTCTCTTATCGGTAAAAAAGTAGATGCTTTCAACGCAAAGGCTTTCCACAATGGTGAGTTCATCGACGTATCGGATCAAAACTTCCAGGGTAAATGGAGCGTTGTATGCTTCTATCCGGCTGACTTCACTTTCGTATGCCCAACTGAACTGGGTGACCTGCAAGATCAATATGCTACACTGAAAAACCTGGGCGTAGAAGTATACTCCGTATCTACAGATACTCATTTCACACATAAAGCTTGGCACGATCATTCCGATGTTATCAGCAAAATCGAGTACATCATGATCGGTGACCCTTCCCAGCGCATTTCCCGCATCTTCGATGTTCTGGACGAAGAAGAAGGTCTGGCACAACGCGGTACATTCATTATCGACCCAGAAGGCGTTGTTCAAACTGTTGAAATCAATGCTGACGGTATCGGCCGTGATGCAAGCACGCTGGTAGACAAAATCAAAGCAGCTCAATATGTTCGCAACAACCCGGGTGAAGTTTGCCCTGCAAAATGGAAAGAGGGCGCTGAAACCCTGAAACCAAGCCTGGATCTGGTTGGTAAAATCTAA
- the prmA gene encoding 50S ribosomal protein L11 methyltransferase, whose translation MLWHELTIHTTEEAVEMISNFLHEAGAGGVTIEESGTLNKPRDTSYGQWYEMPLNDIPEGLAVVQGYFAEATDMDTIAAEIGERTSQLKEFGIDAGAATISVKTVDEDDWANAWKQYFKPIRVSERLTIKPTWEDYTPESPQEQIIELDPGMAFGTGTHPTTSLCLRTLETVIHGGEEVIDVGTGSGILAIGAMKLGAKSVLALDLDPVAVSSAGENTRLNGLEQDITVYESDLLSVLKADPDSLNVKLNVTLPVQVVVANILAEIILLFIDDVYEALKPGGVYIASGIYKNKEDDVRQGLEAAGFVVEGAHRDEDWIAFVARKR comes from the coding sequence ATGTTATGGCATGAATTGACTATACATACAACTGAAGAAGCGGTGGAGATGATCTCCAACTTTCTGCATGAGGCAGGCGCAGGCGGCGTAACGATTGAGGAATCGGGTACACTGAACAAGCCACGCGATACCTCTTATGGACAATGGTACGAAATGCCGTTGAACGATATTCCCGAGGGATTGGCTGTAGTACAGGGGTATTTTGCCGAAGCGACCGATATGGATACGATCGCTGCCGAGATTGGCGAACGCACCAGTCAACTGAAAGAGTTCGGTATTGATGCCGGCGCTGCTACCATTTCGGTGAAGACAGTGGATGAAGACGATTGGGCGAATGCCTGGAAGCAGTACTTCAAGCCGATTCGTGTATCCGAGCGTCTGACAATCAAGCCTACGTGGGAAGATTACACGCCGGAGAGCCCACAGGAGCAGATTATCGAACTGGACCCGGGTATGGCGTTTGGTACGGGTACGCATCCAACGACATCGCTCTGTCTGCGTACACTGGAGACGGTGATCCATGGTGGCGAAGAAGTTATTGATGTAGGCACAGGCTCCGGTATTCTGGCGATAGGCGCGATGAAGCTGGGAGCGAAAAGTGTACTGGCGCTGGATCTGGATCCTGTCGCTGTATCAAGTGCAGGGGAGAATACGCGTCTAAACGGGCTGGAACAGGATATTACAGTCTATGAGAGTGATCTATTGTCCGTACTCAAAGCAGACCCGGACAGCCTGAATGTGAAGCTCAACGTTACACTGCCAGTACAGGTGGTCGTAGCCAATATTCTGGCAGAGATCATTTTGCTGTTTATCGACGATGTATATGAAGCACTCAAGCCGGGCGGTGTCTATATTGCCTCGGGTATTTATAAAAATAAAGAAGACGATGTACGTCAGGGGCTGGAAGCTGCCGGTTTTGTAGTGGAAGGTGCGCATCGTGATGAAGACTGGATCGCATTTGTAGCGAGAAAGAGGTAA